Proteins co-encoded in one Arachis hypogaea cultivar Tifrunner chromosome 11, arahy.Tifrunner.gnm2.J5K5, whole genome shotgun sequence genomic window:
- the LOC114924684 gene encoding uncharacterized protein, whose translation MTTNISECVNSVLKGTRNLPVTTLVKSTYGRLAELFVIRGQTTEAQLASGAKFCQSFMKAIERNLKDSKCFTVILFDRHQSEYTVAETTPTGSFSLGTYRVSFQHRTCDCGYFQALHYPCFHAIACCAQSRLDWSIYVDEVYTMQKVFRVYQMGFVPPIPEGLWPPYDSPTVIPDPSLRRCRDGRPRSTRIQNNMDEADPNRPKRCGLCRQPGHTHRSCPQRGSTVAGSS comes from the coding sequence atgacgaccaATATATCTGAGTGTGTTAATTCTGTTCTGAAGGGTACACGGAATCTTCCGGTTACCACCCTAGTAAAGTCCACATATGGTCGGCTAGCGGAGTTGTTCGTGATTCGTGGTCAGACGACAGAGGCTCAATTGGCCAGCGGTGCCAAGTTCTGCCAGTCTTTTATGAAGGCAATAGAGCGCAACTTGAAAGACTCCAAATGTTTCACTGTCATCCTATTCGATAGACACCAGTCTGAGTACACCGTTGCCGAGACGACGCCCACCGGGAGCTTTTCACTTGGGACGTACCGAGTTTCCTTCCAGCATCGTACATGCGACTGTGGATACTTTCAAGCTCTCCATTACCCATGTTTCCATGCGATTGCATGTTGTGCCCAGTCACGGCTTGACTGGTCTATCTATGTCGACGAGGTCTACACCATGCAGAAGGTGTTCAGGGTGTACCAGATGGGTTTCGTGCCGCCAATACCGGAGGGACTTTGGCCACCTTATGACAGTCCGACCGTTATTCCGGACCCCAGCTTGAGGCGTTGTCGTGATGGGCGACCGAGGTCTACCAGAATCCAGAACAACATGGATGAGGCCGACCCTAACCGACCGAAGCGATGCGGGCTCTGCAGGCAGCCTGGACACACGCATAGGTCTTGCCCCCAGAGAGGCTCCACCGTTGCCGGTAGTTCGTAG
- the LOC140176205 gene encoding uncharacterized mitochondrial protein AtMg00820-like: MEDELSQFEENEVWTLVPYTNSKKVTGTKWIFKNKLGEDGSIIRNKARLVAQGYNQEEGIDFDESFAPVARMEAIRLLLAYVVYKGFKIFQMDVKCAFQNGFIDRGICGSTPQF, translated from the coding sequence ATGGAAGATGAGCTGTCCCAATTTGAGGAAAACGAGGTTTGGACACTTGTACCGTACACTAATAGTAAAAAGGTAACCGGTACTAagtggattttcaaaaataaattgggtgaggatggAAGTAttattcgtaacaaggctagactagtggcccaaggttacaatCAAGAAGAAGGCATTGATTTTGATGAATCATTTGCTccggtagcaagaatggaagcaattcgattgcttcttgcctatgttGTCTATAAGGGTTTTAAAATAttccaaatggatgttaaatgtgccttTCAAAATGGTTTTATTGATAGAGGTATTTGTGGCTCAACCCCTCAATTTTGA